One Gemmatimonadota bacterium genomic region harbors:
- a CDS encoding ABC transporter permease — protein sequence MMRRLPDGATTIAALLLVAALAPWLAPYAPDAVDLALRRAAPSAAHWFGTDDLGRDVLTRALHGARISIAIGLLAAATSVALGAVIGLVAGSASRAVDAFLMRVTDAMLSIPRLPLLMTIAAILQPSVPLLVLLVGLVGWMETARVVRAEVLSLVPRGFVEAARALGVAPMQVIRRHLVPNVTGVLAVSATLAVGRSILMESALSFFGVGVQPPTASWGNMLYQAQAVMTTEPWVALFPGAAIFLTVLLVNRAGERLQR from the coding sequence GTGATGCGGCGGCTCCCGGATGGCGCGACCACGATCGCGGCGCTGCTCCTGGTGGCAGCCCTCGCACCATGGCTCGCTCCCTACGCCCCAGATGCCGTGGACCTCGCGCTCCGTCGCGCGGCACCATCGGCCGCGCATTGGTTTGGCACGGATGACCTCGGCCGCGACGTCTTGACCCGCGCGCTCCATGGGGCGCGCATCTCCATCGCTATCGGCCTGCTCGCCGCCGCGACCTCGGTCGCGCTCGGGGCGGTCATTGGCCTGGTCGCGGGATCGGCCAGCCGTGCCGTGGATGCGTTCCTCATGCGCGTGACCGATGCGATGTTGTCCATCCCGCGACTCCCGCTCCTGATGACCATCGCCGCCATCCTGCAGCCGTCCGTCCCGCTCCTCGTGCTCCTCGTGGGCCTGGTGGGCTGGATGGAAACCGCGCGGGTCGTGCGCGCCGAGGTGCTGTCACTCGTGCCGCGAGGGTTCGTGGAGGCCGCACGCGCGCTGGGCGTCGCCCCGATGCAGGTCATCCGGCGACACCTCGTCCCCAACGTGACCGGCGTGTTGGCGGTATCGGCCACCCTCGCCGTTGGACGCTCGATCCTGATGGAGAGTGCGCTGTCGTTCTTTGGGGTTGGTGTCCAACCTCCCACCGCCAGCTGGGGCAACATGCTCTACCAGGCCCAGGCCGTCATGACCACCGAACCCTGGGTGGCCCTGTTTCCCGGTGCCGCCATCTTTCTGACGGTGCTCCTGGTCAACCGGGCCGGCGAACGCCTCCAGCGTTAG
- a CDS encoding ABC transporter permease, with the protein MSAIVVVRRVAQAIPLLLLLSVLVFALLHAAPGGPMSIYLENPNVRPADIERLKASLGLDQPLPVQYLAWLRGFLVGDWGYSFTDGRPVATRIAERIPATLELVSASLVVALIAAVPVGVITAVRRRALLDRVTGALTVAGISLPAFWLGLLLQLVFAVWLGWAPSSGRSSLLGGGIGDRLAHLALPAATLAVLHAAAWTRYLRSAMGQVLHQRFVLAARGRGVPARLVHYRHALRNALLPFFTVVMLDAAIMVSGAVMTESVFAWPGLGGLFTEALARRDYTVLMAFLMLSSVVVVAMNLLADLASRWLDPRVRA; encoded by the coding sequence ATGAGCGCGATCGTTGTCGTGCGCCGGGTTGCACAGGCGATCCCGCTCCTGCTCCTCCTCTCCGTGCTCGTCTTCGCCCTCCTGCACGCGGCGCCCGGGGGGCCGATGTCGATTTATCTGGAGAACCCGAACGTCCGCCCAGCCGATATCGAGCGCCTCAAGGCCTCGTTGGGGCTCGACCAGCCACTCCCCGTGCAATACCTGGCATGGTTGCGCGGGTTCCTCGTGGGTGACTGGGGATATTCGTTTACGGACGGACGACCGGTGGCGACGCGCATTGCCGAACGCATCCCTGCGACCCTTGAGTTGGTGAGTGCATCGCTCGTGGTGGCACTCATCGCGGCGGTTCCCGTCGGGGTGATCACCGCCGTTCGTCGGCGCGCCCTGTTGGATCGCGTGACCGGAGCCCTGACAGTCGCCGGGATATCGCTTCCCGCATTTTGGCTCGGACTGCTGCTTCAGCTGGTTTTTGCCGTGTGGCTCGGATGGGCCCCGTCCAGTGGAAGATCGTCGCTCCTCGGCGGTGGAATCGGGGACCGCTTGGCGCACCTTGCGCTGCCGGCGGCAACCCTCGCGGTCCTCCACGCCGCTGCCTGGACGCGCTACCTGCGCAGCGCGATGGGCCAGGTCCTGCACCAGCGCTTCGTCCTTGCCGCCCGCGGCCGCGGCGTCCCGGCGCGACTGGTGCACTACCGGCACGCCCTGCGCAACGCGCTGCTCCCCTTCTTCACGGTGGTGATGCTCGACGCGGCGATCATGGTGTCCGGCGCCGTGATGACCGAAAGTGTGTTCGCCTGGCCCGGCCTCGGCGGACTGTTCACCGAAGCCCTGGCCCGTCGCGACTATACGGTCCTCATGGCCTTCCTGATGCTCTCGTCCGTCGTGGTCGTCGCCATGAACCTGCTCGCTGACCTCGCGTCCCGGTGGCTCGACCCGAGGGTGCGCGCGTGA
- a CDS encoding DUF1569 domain-containing protein, translated as MPLSPTLTDPATRDALVSRVRALSAGAPRQWGKMNVSQMLWHVAEAYRAALGDIAVRDQSNWFFRKVIRPFAFYAPFAWPRNGPTLPHFDAVRRQPAVDPEFEHLKTDVVDLIQRFATWNGEGRPHAAFGPLTQAEWQHWGWRHTDHHLRQFAS; from the coding sequence GTGCCCCTCTCCCCCACCCTGACCGATCCCGCGACGCGCGACGCGCTCGTGTCTCGCGTGCGCGCATTGAGCGCCGGCGCCCCACGCCAATGGGGCAAGATGAACGTTTCGCAAATGCTCTGGCACGTCGCCGAGGCCTATCGCGCCGCGCTGGGTGATATCGCCGTCCGTGACCAGAGCAACTGGTTCTTCCGGAAGGTGATCCGCCCGTTCGCGTTCTACGCACCCTTCGCCTGGCCCCGTAATGGCCCGACGCTCCCACACTTCGATGCCGTGCGTCGTCAACCGGCGGTCGATCCCGAGTTCGAACACCTCAAGACCGACGTGGTCGACCTCATCCAACGTTTCGCCACGTGGAACGGGGAGGGTCGGCCGCACGCAGCCTTCGGGCCGCTGACCCAGGCCGAGTGGCAACACTGGGGGTGGCGCCACACCGATCACCACCTCCGCCAGTTCGCGTCGTGA